A stretch of Podospora bellae-mahoneyi strain CBS 112042 chromosome 5, whole genome shotgun sequence DNA encodes these proteins:
- the FAT1_2 gene encoding long-chain fatty acid transporter fat1 (COG:I; EggNog:ENOG503NU8V), with protein MAALPVSLPVAASALTATAAYLNARWQVSYDLHLLKSILPTVANVAWWTQRDRVNFFYRLEDLATSKSSENRVFLRFEDMTYTYAQAYDTVLRYANFLKDRRGVKKGEMVALDFQNTDTFIFLLLALWAIGAVPALINYNLTGAALVHCVKRANARLMLIDPTVAGNVGEDVKFELSGTMFEVVTPQLESQMLAFDGIRPADELRSGAAGEAMGILIYTSGTTGLPKAAIVSWAKVAVVGGFTSRLVGTGKNDVFYTAMPLYHSTAMLLGFAHTLNVGATFAMSRKFSTSHFWDDVRKHNATIIQYVGETCRYLLSAPTKLDPVTGENLDKKHKVRVAFGNGLRPDVWNAFKERYGIETIAEFYGATEGSFATWNVSRNDFSMGSVGRAGALYNLLVGRSIAIVEVDHETELPLRDPKTGFCVRTPEGEPGELLFSLPAKNVEARFQGYYGDMGATSKKIMRNVFSKGDAWFRTGDVVRRDGEHRIYFNDRIGDTFRWKSENVSTAEVAHILGLHPGIQESNVYGVEIPGHEGRAGCAAVVFKPSALGHDGVPTSETLKTLAEHVRANLPRYALPLFLRVAKDGSLESTGTNKQQKVGLRNEGVDPSKTGSDDIFWLKGASYERFGPNDWSSLQGGKVKL; from the exons ATGGCTGCTT TGCCGGTATCTCTTCCAGtcgccgcctcggccttgaCGGCCACCGCAGCATATCTGAATGCTCGATGGCAGGTCTCTTACGATCTGCACTTGTTGAAGTCTATCCTGCCCACGGTAGCAAACGTGGCATGGTGGACTCAGCGTGATCGTGTCAACTTCTTTTACCGCCTCGAAGACCTCGCCACCTCCAAGTCCTCAGAAAACCGCGTTTTCCTTCGTTTTGAAGACATGACTTACACATATGCGCAAGCCTACGACACAGTTCTCCGCTATGCCAATTTTCTCAAGGATCGCCGGGgtgtgaagaagggggagatggttgCGCTTGACTTCCAGAATACCGACACTTTTATTTTCTTGTTGCTGGCTTTGTGGGCTATCGGGGCTGTTCCGGCACTTATCAACTACAACCTCACCGGTGCGGCACTCGTTCACTGCGTCAAGAGGGCGAACGCGCGGTTGATGCTGATCGACCCTACCGTGGCTGGAAAcgttggggaggatgtcaagTTCGAGCTGAGCGGAACCATGTTTGAAGTTGTGACACCACAGTTGGAGAGTCAGATGTTGGCGTTTGATGGTATCAGGCCTGCGGATGAGCTGCGGAGTGGTGCGGCGGGCGAGGCAATGGGCATACTTATTTACACAAGCGGCACAACAGGTTTACCCAAGGCCGCGATTGTTTCTTGGGCCaaggttgctgttgttggtggttttACATCTCGATTGGTTGGCACGGGCAAGAATGATGTGTTTTACACT GCAATGCCCCTTTACCATTCGACGGCTATGCTGCTGGGATTTGCTCACACTTTGAACGTGGGCGCTACATTTGCCATGAGCAGGAAATTTTCCACTAGTCACTTCTGGGACGACGTCCGAAAACACAATGCCACGATCATCCAATACGTCGGCGAAACATGCAGATATCTGCTCTCGGCCCCAACAAAATTGGATCCCGTCACGGGCGAGAACCTCGACAAGAAGCACAAAGTCCGGGTCGCCTTTGGAAACGGTCTTCGGCCCGACGTGTGGAATGCCTTCAAGGAGCGGTACGGCATTGAGACGATTGCCGAGTTCTACGGCGCCACCGAGGGAAGTTTTGCAACATGGAACGTGAGCAGAAACGACTTCAGCATGGGCTCCGTAGGACGGGCTGGCGCCCTGTACAACCTGCTTGTTGGCCGATCTATCGCCATCGTCGAGGTTGATCATGAGACGGAATTGCCACTCAGAGATCCCAAGACTGGATTCTGCGTGCGAACACCGGAGGGCGAGCCAGGCGAATTGCTCTTTTCGCTCCCGGCGAAGAATGTAGAGGCGAGGTTTCAGGGATACTACGGCGATATGGGTGCCACGTCCAAGAAGATCATGCGCAATGTCTTTTCGAAAGGCGATGCTTGGTTCCGGACTGGTGATGTGGTTCGTCGAGATGGCGAGCACAGGATCTACTTCAACGACCGAATCGGCGATACCTTCAGGTGGAAGAGTGAGAATGTGTCGACCGCTGAGGTGGCTCATATCTTGGGACTTCATCCAGGAATCCAAGAGTCAAATGTGTATGGCGTAGAGATTCCGGGACATGAGGGCCGGGCTGGATGCGCAGCCGTGGTTTTCAAGCCCTCGGCTTTGGGACATGACGGTGTTCCTACCAGCGAGACGCTCAAGACGCTGGCGGAGCATGTAAGGGCCAACCTGCCCAGATACGCGTTGCCTCTTTTCCTCCGAGTCGCCAAGGATGGGTCGCTCGAGAGCACCGGGACAAACAAGCAGCAAAAGGTCGGCCTGCGAAACGAGGGCGTGGATCCTAGCAAGACTGGCAGTGATGATATCTTCTGGTTGAAGGGGGCATCATATGAGAGGTTTGGGCCAAATGATTGGAGCTCGCTGCAGGGCGGCAAGGTGAAGCTTTGA
- the GPI17 gene encoding GPI transamidase component (EggNog:ENOG503NYTX; COG:M; COG:O; BUSCO:EOG092635DF), protein MSAQPLPSNDNDVSIATIAPKQEAPTSSKKLPPPEKPSDVRRRSHVILSFWLIVLLLGLPIWWKTTTIYRADLPLEDMLEWADGKACRPVFPLRISIQATSLQDQEAQNLLRLTQHALDDLNDFAGHHLRLQMGDEKQDSADNGSALTIRLTPGEGTTATLDPYEPILDITYPQNTIPSPTASSSALATYIASQLRTTFAEEQATISYLLSTDSMPSEHRPLGLSPETAEALAKRTTRSLKYAPTYHLTFSLFTSGPLPSSWDIETAIEEYMKPVLDVLSPIHNFTIDTQVQLYASPGVQNEVLNKEDLSSFINAAEWPLSPSIGGAPTINFIVFVGNQTIASPSQEAAPTSHSWLIPQWGTVFLLSLPGDTTHVAAATLKQPLLTFTSHLLSLTGTPESGSLPLRLSTLARIRSADLLLRASSTLGSLARLAMALPSISIPSSVADGVTKTMSHLRLACDNLGGTEGLAHARIAEAEAERAFFEKSMVGQLYFPDEHKIAVYLPLLGPVAVPLVMGLINEIKAWRKRRRERAEKGAEKKGE, encoded by the exons ATGTCTGCTCAACCACTCCCCAGCAACGACAATGACGTTTCCATCGCAACGATAGCCCCCAAGCAAGAAGCGCCAACTTCATCCAAAAAACTTCCCCCGCCAGAGAAGCCGTCTGACGTGCGCCGGCGCAGCCATGTCATCCTCTCCTTTTGGCTGATTGTCCTCCTTTTGGGTCTCCCCATATGGTGgaagaccaccaccatatACCGCGCCGATCTTCCCTTGGAGGACATGTTAGAATGGGCAGACGGAAAG GCCTGTCGCCCTGTCTTCCCCCTCCGCATCTCGATACAAGCCACATCGCTTCaggatcaagaagctcaaaaCCTACTTCGGCTGACCCAGCACGCCCTTGATGATCTTAATGATTTCGCCGGGcatcatcttcgtcttcaGATGGGCGATGAGAAGCAGGATTCGGCCGACAATGGCAGCGCCTTGACTATTCGCCTCACTCCAGGCGAGGGCACAACCGCAACGCTTGATCCATACGAACCTATTCTGGATATCACCTACCCACAAAACACGATACCCTCTCCAACCGCTTCCTCGTCGGCGCTTGCCACATATATCGCAAGTCAGCTAAGGACCACTTTCGCTGAGGAACAGGCCACCATCTCGTACCTCCTCTCGACGGACTCGATGCCCTCGGAACACAGGCCGCTTGGATTATCGCCAGAAACCGCCGAAGCTCTTGCCAAGCGCACGACAAGATCCTTGAAATATGCGCCGACTTACCATCTTACCTTCTCTCTGTTTACAAGTGGACCTCTACCAAGTAGCTGGGATATCGAGACCGCCATCGAAGAGTACATGAAGCCCGTGCTGGACGTCCTCTCGCCGATTCACAATTTTACGATCGATACCCAGGTACAACTATACGCTTCACCTGGTGTTCAGAACGAAGTTCTCAACAAGGAGGATTTGTCCTCTTTCATCAACGCCGCGGAATGGCCACTGTCGCCCTCCATCGGTGGTGCGCCAACCATCAACTTCATTGTGTTTGTGGGGAACCAAACCATCGCGTCCCCTTCGCAGGAGGCTGCGCCGACCTCCCATTCATGGCTGATCCCCCAATGGGGCACCGTCTTTCTGCTGTCCCTCCCTGGCGACACCACCCACGTCGCGGCCGCCACCCTCAAGCAGCCCCTTTTGACATTCACCTCTCACCTCTTGTCACTCACCGGCACCCCCGAGTCAGGTTCTCTACCCCTGcgcctctccaccctcgcgCGTATCCGGTCTGCCGACCTGCTCCTCCGTGCCTCGTCCACCCTTGGATCTCTGGCCCGTCTTGCCATGGCTCTTCCCTCCATCTCAATCCCGAGTAGCGTCGCAGACGGCGTCACAAAGACCATGTCGCACTTGCGCCTCGCTTGCGACAACCTAGGCGGCACGGAAGGACTGGCTCACGCGCGGATTGCAGAGGCTGAGGCGGAAAGGGCGTTTTTTGAGAAGAGCATGGTTGGGCAGTTGTATTTCCCTGACGAGCACAAGATTGCTGTTTACCTGCCGCTATTAGGGCCGGTGGCGGTGCCGTTGGTTATGGGGTTAATTAACGAGATTAAGgcttggaggaagaggaggagggagagggctgagaagggggctgagaagaagggggagtga